The proteins below come from a single Mauremys reevesii isolate NIE-2019 linkage group 6, ASM1616193v1, whole genome shotgun sequence genomic window:
- the LOC120408303 gene encoding gastrin-releasing peptide isoform X1 has product MGGCEFLLLGKPRSLLSLSLFALVLLEGHWGAAAPLQANGGASPLAKIYPRGSHWAVGHLMGKKSTGDFPYVYEEENKIPFSALPENVKQLGEYLQWEETLKNLLRLLEGNENRSTQILREELPWYTKNTWETDDDSSVKDMMDYLLQVMNRKESTPS; this is encoded by the exons ATGGGGGGCTGCGAATTCCTCCTCCTCGGGAAGCCCCGCTCCCTCCTCTCGCTCAGCCTCTTCGCCCTGGTCCTGCTCGAGGGGCACTGGGGCGCGGCGGCTCCCTTGCAGGCCAACGGCGGAGCCTCCCCTCTGGCCAAGATCTACCCCAGAGGCAGCCACTGGGCGGTGG GACATTTAATGGGGAAAAAGAGCACCGGAGATTTTCCCTATGTTTATGAAGAAGAAAACAAGATCCCATTTTCAGCATTACCTGAAAATGTCAAGCAGCTGGGAGAGTACCTGCAATGGGAAGAAACGTTGAAGAATTTGCTAAGGCTGTTAGAAGGGAATGAAAACAGAAGCACTCAGATCCTAAGGGAAGAGCTTCCCTGGTATACCAAGAACACTTGGGAGACAGATGATGACAGCAGCGTTAAAGAT ATGATGGATTATCTGCTTCAAGTTATGAATAGGAAAGAAAGCACTCCAAGCTGA
- the LOC120408303 gene encoding gastrin-releasing peptide isoform X2: MGGCEFLLLGKPRSLLSLSLFALVLLEGHWGAAAPLQANGGASPLAKIYPRGSHWAVGHLMGKKSTGDFPYVYEEENKIPFSALPENVKQLGEYLQWEETLKNLLRLLEGNENRSTQILREELPWYTKNTWETDDDSSVKDVSLKQEDDGLSASSYE; the protein is encoded by the exons ATGGGGGGCTGCGAATTCCTCCTCCTCGGGAAGCCCCGCTCCCTCCTCTCGCTCAGCCTCTTCGCCCTGGTCCTGCTCGAGGGGCACTGGGGCGCGGCGGCTCCCTTGCAGGCCAACGGCGGAGCCTCCCCTCTGGCCAAGATCTACCCCAGAGGCAGCCACTGGGCGGTGG GACATTTAATGGGGAAAAAGAGCACCGGAGATTTTCCCTATGTTTATGAAGAAGAAAACAAGATCCCATTTTCAGCATTACCTGAAAATGTCAAGCAGCTGGGAGAGTACCTGCAATGGGAAGAAACGTTGAAGAATTTGCTAAGGCTGTTAGAAGGGAATGAAAACAGAAGCACTCAGATCCTAAGGGAAGAGCTTCCCTGGTATACCAAGAACACTTGGGAGACAGATGATGACAGCAGCGTTAAAGATGTAAGTTTAAAACAAGAAG ATGATGGATTATCTGCTTCAAGTTATGAATAG